One region of Citrus sinensis cultivar Valencia sweet orange chromosome 6, DVS_A1.0, whole genome shotgun sequence genomic DNA includes:
- the LOC102629587 gene encoding vacuolar cation/proton exchanger 3, with product MASTEPWLMENGSVKVLSKEIRHGRTAHNMSSSSLRKKSDLTLVSKIRFPCLRRCLANIQEVILGTKLSVLFPAIPLAIIGQCFGFAEPWVFALSLLGLTPLAERVSFLTEQIAFYTGPTVGGLLNATCGNATELIIAIFALYERKIDVVKYSLLGSILSNLLLVLGTSLFCGGIANLRKEQKYDRKQADVNSLLLLLALLCHMLPLLFKYAAASSDITAKATLQLSRASSIVMLIGYIAYLVFQLWTHREFFEAQEDSEDDDDVTEETPVIGFWSGFAWLVGMTAIIALLSEFVVGTIEDASNSWGISVSFISIILLPIVGNAAEHAGAIIFAFKNKLDISLGVALGSATQIAVFVVPLCVIISWIMGITMDLNFNLLETGSLALAIIATAFTLQDGTSHYMKGFVLLLCYFVIGACFFVSNRPLDSDQNGVKMGLQSSTGTVLRA from the exons ATGGCTTCGACTGAACCATGGCTGATGGAGAATGGCAGCGTGAAGGTTTTGAGCAAGGAGATCAGACATGGAAGAACTGCACACAACATGTCATCCTCCTCGTTGAGGAAAAAATCCGATCTTACCCTTGTCTCGAAAATTCGATTCCCTTGTCTTAGACGGTGTCTGGCTAATATCCAGGAGGTCATTTTGGGGACTAAACTTTCAGTTCTCTTTCCCGCCATTCCTTTAGCCATAATCGGCCAGTGTTTTGGATTTGCAGAA CCATGGGTATTCGCTCTGAGCTTACTAGGACTGACTCCTCTGGCTGAACGTGTCAGCTTCTTGACAGA GCAAATTGCTTTCTACACTGGCCCAACAG TGGGGGGATTATTGAACGCGACATGCGGCAATGCCACGGAGCTCATCATAGCAATTTTTGCCCTATACGAACGTAAAATTGACGTGGTCAAATATTCTCTTTTGGGTTCCATTCTCTCAAACCTTCTTCTGGTTCTTGGCACTTCGCTCTTCTGTGGAGGGATTGCCAATCTCAGAAAGGAACAAAAATACGATAGa AAACAAGCCGATGTCAActcgctgctgctgctgctggcaTTGCTGTGCCACATGTTACCATTGCTATTCAAATACGCTGCGGCCTCCTCTGATATTACTGCCAAGGCGACCCTTCAGCTATCAAGAGCCAGCAGCATTGTAATGCTGATTGGTTACATCGCCTATCTCGTCTTCCAATTGTGGACACACCGGGAATTTTTTGAAGCTCAAGAG GATTCAGAGGACGACGATGATGTGACTGAAGAAACGCCTGTGATTGGGTTTTGGAGTGGATTTGCTTGGCTTGTTGGGATGACTGCTATCATTGCTTTACTATCAGAATTTGTAGTGGGCACAATTGAG GATGCTTCAAATTCTTGGGGGATTTCTGTGAGCTTTATCAGCATTATCTTGCTACCAATTGTTGGAAATGCAGCTGAACATGCAGGAGCAATCATTTTTGctttcaaaaacaagttg GACATTTCACTGGGTGTTGCGTTGGGTTCTGCAACTCAAATTGCCGTATTTGTG GTTCCATTGTGCGTGATTATTTCTTGGATTATGGGGATTACAATGGATCTTAACTTCAATCTCCTTGAGACTGGCTCTCTTGCTCTAGCAATTATTGCCACAGCCTTCACTCTACAG gATGGAACTTCTCATTACATGAAAGGATTTGTTCTTCTGCTATGCTACTTTGTTATTGGAGCATGCTTTTTTGTATCCAACAGACCACTCG ACTCCGACCAGAATGGGGTCAAAATGGGCCTTCAATCATCAACTGGAACAGTCCTCAGAGCATGA
- the LOC102629305 gene encoding probable envelope ADP,ATP carrier protein, chloroplastic — MREEEKAVVTFTNIPSLKISHFCVPETTPCDPEPLWKADARFTWNASFGSCSGRLGKFACLALAEKRSPKEFEPTPAQLLKHPLAILGYVPRDAAIFVAGAISGAAAKSVTAPLDRVKLLLQTHSIRVGQESAKKAIGFIEAITLIAKEEGIKGYWKGNLPQVIRVLPYSAVQLFAYETYKKLFKGKDGELSVIGRLAAGACAGMTSTFVTYPLDVLRLRLAVEPGYQTMSQVALNMLREEGFSSFYHGLGPALIGIAPYIAVNFCIFDLVKKALPEKYRQKTQTSLLTAVVSAGVATLTCYPLDTIRRQMQMKGTPYKSVIDAFAGIVERDGVTGLYRGFVPNALKTLPNSSIRLTTFDIVKRIIAGSEKEFQRITEENRKKQNHNAKIE, encoded by the exons atgagagaagaagagaaagcCGTTGTAACATTTACAAACATTCCGAGCCTCAAAATCTCTCACTTCTGCGTTCCCGAAACGACACCGTGCGACCCCGAACCGTTGTGGAAAGCCGACGCGCGCTTTACTTGGAATGCCAGTTTCGGTAGCTGTAGTGGCAGACTCGGTAAATTCGCCTGTCTCGCACTGGCAGAAAAGAGAAGTCCAAAAGAGTTCGAGCCGACTCCAGCTCAGCTGCTCAAGCATCCGTTGGCTATACTCGGTTACGTCCCAAGAGACGCCGCGATTTTCGTGGCTGGCGCCATCTCTGGAGCCGCCGCCAAATCCGTCACGGCGCCGCTTGACCGTGTTAAGCTTCTTCTACAG ACTCACAGCATCAGAGTTGGGCAAGAAAGTGCCAAGAAGGCAATTGGTTTCATCGAG GCCATCACATTGATAGCTAAGGAAGAAGGAATAAAAGGGTACTGGAAAGGCAACCTCCCTCAG GTGATACGGGTCTTACCTTACAGTGCTGTCCAGCTATTTGCGTATGAAACTTACAAG AAACTCTTTAAGGGTAAGGATGGTGAGCTCTCTGTTATTGGAAGGCTTGCGGCAGGTGCTTGTGCTGGAATGACATCCACTTTT gTAACATATCCTTTAGATGTCCTGAGATTGCGCTTGGCAGTTGAACCAGGCTATCAAACCATGTCTCAG GTTGCCTTAAACATGTTACGGGAAGAAGGATTCTCATCCTTTTACCATGGTCTTGGACCTGCTCTTATTGGAATAGCACCATATATTGCTGTGAACTTTTGCATTTTTGATTT GGTGAAGAAAGCTTTGCCTGAGAAATATCGACAGAAGACTCAAACATCTCTACTAACAGCTGTGGTGTCAGCGGGTGTTGCCACACTCACATGCTATCCATTAGACACAATCAGAAGACAAATGCAAATGAAGGGTACACCTTATAAGTCGGTTATAGATGCCTTTGCTG GTATTGTGGAACGTGATGGGGTCACTGGGTTGTACAGGGGTTTCGTGCCTAATGCATTGAAAACCCTGCCAAACAGCAG CATTAGGCTTACCACCTTTGACATTGTTAAACGTATAATTGCGGGAAGTGAGAAAGAGTTCCAAAGAATCACAGAGGAAAATCGCAAGAAACAAAACCACAATGCGAAGATTGAATGA